From Anopheles funestus chromosome 3RL, idAnoFuneDA-416_04, whole genome shotgun sequence, a single genomic window includes:
- the LOC125769181 gene encoding myotubularin-related protein 8 isoform X1 has protein sequence MTDAEPLSPSASSFKQNFDLVTPEFEEDPKLLWGSVPVPPFVSDKVVTWVEENFPHQPPPVVEFRGQHALKKIENVRMIDRYNSKNPTVGVLYLTATHLIFVDPDANKETWVLYMHIANVEKLPLSTTGSPLLIRCKTFLSITFVIPKERECHDVYTTLTKLYQPVHIKNLYCFQYTTAAKELPKAAGWDYFKLEHEFKRMRVPNDQWSVCALNQNYELCDTYPRQIYVPADANTQILLGSSRFRSKGRLPALTYLHSNKASICRCSQPLSGFSARCLEDEQMLETVRKTNPNCNFMYVVDTRPRINAMANRAAGKGYENEANYENIKFQFLGIENIHTMRASLQKLIECCEQKSPTMSGFLSALESSGWLKHIRSILDTSCFIANAVDKGISVVVHCSDGWDRTAQVCSLAALMLDPYYRTIKGFQALIEKDWLAFGHKFSDRCGHIQNDPKEVSPVFTQLLECTWQLMQQRNDAFEFNERFLLILHDHVMSCQYGTFVGNCEKDRLDLRLAEKTFSLWGYMSNHLNEYINPLYRPEMDETIKPNLAPQNIKFWRGMYSRFESGIHPREPLEDLLIASKDHCTSLEDHVQHLTKRINSFKNMLSKSAKRLQGGSAALQSRYNTDTRGPIEVNDNRYNYDRKLSELSAADDDHPLKTSDFSFSNLSISEYNSEADKVNEDINTVAVEWKSLRSVINCPTCSIPFDQITKKNHCWKCGEVFCSRCIDKTLSLPGHESGNPVPVCRQCFRIVQQVSP, from the exons ATGACGGACGCAGAGCCACTGTCACCGTCGGCATCCTCGTTCAAGCAGAACTTTGATCTGGTGACGCCCGAGTTCGAGGAGGATCCGAAGCTGCTTTGGGGCAGCGTACCCGTACCACCGTTCGTTTCGGACAAGGTGGTTACTTGGGTGGAGGAAAACTTTCCCCATCAGCCACCGCCGGTGGTCGAATTTCGCGGGCAGCATGCTCTGAAGAAG ATTGAAAATGTTCGTATGATTGACAGATATAACAGCAAAAATCCAACCGTCGGTGTTCTATATCTTACGGCCACGCATCTCATATTCGTCGATCCGGATGCCAACAAAGAGACATGG gTGCTTTACATGCACATCGCGAACGTGGAAAAGTTGCCCCTAAGCACAACCGGCTCACCGCTGCTGATACGCTGCAAAACGTTCCTCTCCATCACGTTTGTAATACCGAAGGAACGCGAGTGCCACGACGTCTACACCACACTGACGAAGCTGTATCAGCCGGTGCACATCAAGAATCTGTACTGCTTCCAGTACACTACCGCGGCAAAGGAACTGCCGAAGGCGGCCGGTTGGGACTACTTCAAGCTGGAGCACGAGTTCAAGCGGATGCGGGTCCCGAACGACCAGTGGAGTGTCTGTGCGCTCAATCAAAACTATGAGCTGTGCGACACGTACCCGAGGCAGATCTACGTGCCCGCCGACGCAAACACGCAAATCCTGCTCGGAAGCTCGCGGTTCCGGTCGAAGGGCCGGCTACCTGCGCTTACCTATTTGCATTCTAACAAGGCGTCAATCTGCCGTTGCAGTCAACCACTGTCGGGCTTCAGTGCCCGCTGTCTCGAGGACGAACAAATGCTGGAAACGGTACGCAAGACTAACCCCAACTGCAACTTTATGTACGTCGTTGACACGCGGCCAAGG ATTAACGCCATGGCAAACAGGGCAGCCGGCAAGGGGTATGAGAACGAAGCCAACTATGAAAATATCAAGTTCCAGTTTCTCGGCATCGAAAACATTCACACGATGCGTGCCAGTCTGCAGAAGCTGATTGAAT GCTGCGAACAAAAGTCGCCCACTATGAGTGGATTCTTGAGTGCCCTGGAATCTTCCGGCTGGTTGAAACACATTCGATCGATACTGGATACGTCCTG TTTTATTGCAAACGCCGTGGATAAAGGCATTTCCGTTGTTGTACACTGTTCGGACGGTTGGGATCGTACGGCGCAAGTATGCTCACTTGCCGCCCTCATGCTGGATCCGTATTACAGAACAATTAAAGGATTCCAG GCGCTGATTGAGAAGGACTGGCTTGCATTCGGTCACAAGTTTAGCGATCGGTGCGGACACATTCAAAACGATCCGAAAGAAGTATCTCCCGTATTTACTCAGCTGCTCGAGTGTACCTGGCAGCTGATGCAGCAGCGTAACGATGCGTTCGAGTTTAATGAACGATTCTTGCTAATCTTGCACGATCACGTCATGTCCTGCCAATACGGTACCTTCGTGGGCAACTGTGAAAAGGATCGATTAGACCTGCGATTAGCAGAAAAAACCTTCTCCTTATGGGGTTATATGTCGAACCATTTGAACGAGTACATAAATCCCCTTTATCGACCAGAAATGGATGAAACGATAAAGCCAAATCTTGCACCGCAAAACATAAAGTTTTGGCGCGGTATGTACAGCCGATTCGAGAGTGGCATTCACCCTAGAGAACCGTTGGAGGATTTGTTGATTGCTAGTAAAGATCATTGTACTTCGCTGGAAGATCATGTGCAGCATCTGACGAAGCGTATCAACAGCTTCAAGAATATGCTTTCCAAGTCAGCCAAACGATTGCAGGGTGGAAGTGCAGCATTACAGTCTCGATACAACACGGACACGCGGGGCCCAATTGAGGTGAATGATAATCGATACAATTACGATCGGAAGTTAAGTGAGCTGTCGGCGGCGGACGATGATCATCCGCTAAAGACGAGTGACTTTTCCTTCTCCAATCTATCG ATTTCAGAGTACAACAGTGAAGCGGACAAAGTAAACGAAGACATTAACACAGTTGCTGTGGAGTGGAAATCGCTCCGATCGGTCATAAACTGTCCAACCTGCTCTATACCTTTTGATCAAATCACGAAAAAG AACCATTGTTGGAAATGTGGAGAAGTATTCTGCAGCCGTTGTATCGATAAAACGTTATCCCTTCCGGGACATGAAAGTGGCAATCCGGTGCCTGTTTGTCGACAATGTTTCCGCATAGTACAGCAAGTGAGTCCTTAA
- the LOC125769181 gene encoding myotubularin-related protein 8 isoform X2, producing the protein MEHINTPKIENVRMIDRYNSKNPTVGVLYLTATHLIFVDPDANKETWVLYMHIANVEKLPLSTTGSPLLIRCKTFLSITFVIPKERECHDVYTTLTKLYQPVHIKNLYCFQYTTAAKELPKAAGWDYFKLEHEFKRMRVPNDQWSVCALNQNYELCDTYPRQIYVPADANTQILLGSSRFRSKGRLPALTYLHSNKASICRCSQPLSGFSARCLEDEQMLETVRKTNPNCNFMYVVDTRPRINAMANRAAGKGYENEANYENIKFQFLGIENIHTMRASLQKLIECCEQKSPTMSGFLSALESSGWLKHIRSILDTSCFIANAVDKGISVVVHCSDGWDRTAQVCSLAALMLDPYYRTIKGFQALIEKDWLAFGHKFSDRCGHIQNDPKEVSPVFTQLLECTWQLMQQRNDAFEFNERFLLILHDHVMSCQYGTFVGNCEKDRLDLRLAEKTFSLWGYMSNHLNEYINPLYRPEMDETIKPNLAPQNIKFWRGMYSRFESGIHPREPLEDLLIASKDHCTSLEDHVQHLTKRINSFKNMLSKSAKRLQGGSAALQSRYNTDTRGPIEVNDNRYNYDRKLSELSAADDDHPLKTSDFSFSNLSISEYNSEADKVNEDINTVAVEWKSLRSVINCPTCSIPFDQITKKNHCWKCGEVFCSRCIDKTLSLPGHESGNPVPVCRQCFRIVQQVSP; encoded by the exons ATGGAGCACATCAACACGCCAAAG ATTGAAAATGTTCGTATGATTGACAGATATAACAGCAAAAATCCAACCGTCGGTGTTCTATATCTTACGGCCACGCATCTCATATTCGTCGATCCGGATGCCAACAAAGAGACATGG gTGCTTTACATGCACATCGCGAACGTGGAAAAGTTGCCCCTAAGCACAACCGGCTCACCGCTGCTGATACGCTGCAAAACGTTCCTCTCCATCACGTTTGTAATACCGAAGGAACGCGAGTGCCACGACGTCTACACCACACTGACGAAGCTGTATCAGCCGGTGCACATCAAGAATCTGTACTGCTTCCAGTACACTACCGCGGCAAAGGAACTGCCGAAGGCGGCCGGTTGGGACTACTTCAAGCTGGAGCACGAGTTCAAGCGGATGCGGGTCCCGAACGACCAGTGGAGTGTCTGTGCGCTCAATCAAAACTATGAGCTGTGCGACACGTACCCGAGGCAGATCTACGTGCCCGCCGACGCAAACACGCAAATCCTGCTCGGAAGCTCGCGGTTCCGGTCGAAGGGCCGGCTACCTGCGCTTACCTATTTGCATTCTAACAAGGCGTCAATCTGCCGTTGCAGTCAACCACTGTCGGGCTTCAGTGCCCGCTGTCTCGAGGACGAACAAATGCTGGAAACGGTACGCAAGACTAACCCCAACTGCAACTTTATGTACGTCGTTGACACGCGGCCAAGG ATTAACGCCATGGCAAACAGGGCAGCCGGCAAGGGGTATGAGAACGAAGCCAACTATGAAAATATCAAGTTCCAGTTTCTCGGCATCGAAAACATTCACACGATGCGTGCCAGTCTGCAGAAGCTGATTGAAT GCTGCGAACAAAAGTCGCCCACTATGAGTGGATTCTTGAGTGCCCTGGAATCTTCCGGCTGGTTGAAACACATTCGATCGATACTGGATACGTCCTG TTTTATTGCAAACGCCGTGGATAAAGGCATTTCCGTTGTTGTACACTGTTCGGACGGTTGGGATCGTACGGCGCAAGTATGCTCACTTGCCGCCCTCATGCTGGATCCGTATTACAGAACAATTAAAGGATTCCAG GCGCTGATTGAGAAGGACTGGCTTGCATTCGGTCACAAGTTTAGCGATCGGTGCGGACACATTCAAAACGATCCGAAAGAAGTATCTCCCGTATTTACTCAGCTGCTCGAGTGTACCTGGCAGCTGATGCAGCAGCGTAACGATGCGTTCGAGTTTAATGAACGATTCTTGCTAATCTTGCACGATCACGTCATGTCCTGCCAATACGGTACCTTCGTGGGCAACTGTGAAAAGGATCGATTAGACCTGCGATTAGCAGAAAAAACCTTCTCCTTATGGGGTTATATGTCGAACCATTTGAACGAGTACATAAATCCCCTTTATCGACCAGAAATGGATGAAACGATAAAGCCAAATCTTGCACCGCAAAACATAAAGTTTTGGCGCGGTATGTACAGCCGATTCGAGAGTGGCATTCACCCTAGAGAACCGTTGGAGGATTTGTTGATTGCTAGTAAAGATCATTGTACTTCGCTGGAAGATCATGTGCAGCATCTGACGAAGCGTATCAACAGCTTCAAGAATATGCTTTCCAAGTCAGCCAAACGATTGCAGGGTGGAAGTGCAGCATTACAGTCTCGATACAACACGGACACGCGGGGCCCAATTGAGGTGAATGATAATCGATACAATTACGATCGGAAGTTAAGTGAGCTGTCGGCGGCGGACGATGATCATCCGCTAAAGACGAGTGACTTTTCCTTCTCCAATCTATCG ATTTCAGAGTACAACAGTGAAGCGGACAAAGTAAACGAAGACATTAACACAGTTGCTGTGGAGTGGAAATCGCTCCGATCGGTCATAAACTGTCCAACCTGCTCTATACCTTTTGATCAAATCACGAAAAAG AACCATTGTTGGAAATGTGGAGAAGTATTCTGCAGCCGTTGTATCGATAAAACGTTATCCCTTCCGGGACATGAAAGTGGCAATCCGGTGCCTGTTTGTCGACAATGTTTCCGCATAGTACAGCAAGTGAGTCCTTAA
- the LOC125769184 gene encoding malate synthase-like isoform X2, whose protein sequence is MMNGNNREILIEAAPQRLEAAYKEIFTTEAMQFLAQLISEFDSEVELLLQNRIKRKLLIQEGKWRPEFYNRSESFGWTIDALPERLRNRRLDLGDVSPANTVHFTDCLYANVQGIQVDFDDGHCPTWRNTVQGICNVTQAVHGKLQGAPADVQSYPLLMLRPRAFNMIEHHCIVNGKEVIGPLFDFAILMYHNARKMANLGIGPYLYLSKIEDPSETMLWNKIFIWTEDQLSLPKGTIKACVLIENILAAFCMEDILYSIRDHAIGLNCGIWDYCASIIAKFGWKSEFLLPDRNKYVNMGQPFLRNYMRLLINVCHKRGALATGGMAATILPRGKEKSLLDEEIIESVKMAKSVEIDTGVDGFMIYDLRMVDAINDLWERKLHYENQLNILPNINHITADSLLQIPRGGVTIDGLNNNITVALLFIYHWLTGSGVFFLNGSVEDSATAEISRSQLWQWIRMGAILEDRENSIVTRMLVYQMMDKIISAAYRAWCITPPDRKRLLSAKYMLLDVISSRHYIEYITTHLNDSHKFRTLHNKNDGLMAKL, encoded by the exons ATGATGAATGGGAATAACAGAGAGATTCTAATTGAAGCCGCACCACAACGCTTAGAAGCTGCTTACAAGGAAATATTTACCACCGAAGCAATGCAATTTTTGGCCCAATTAATATCGGAATTTGACTCAGAAGTTGAGCTG CTGTTACAAAATCGTATCAAGCGTAAATTACTGATTCAAGAAGGCAAATGGAGACCGGAATTCTACAACCGTAGTGAGTCTTTTGGATGGACAATTGATGCTTTGCCGGAACGATTGCGTAATAGAAGGCTCGATCTTGGTGATGTGAGTCCAGCCAACACGGTTCACTTTACAGATTGTTTGTATGCTAACGTGCAGGGAATTCAG GTTGATTTTGACGATGGACACTGTCCTACTTGGCGTAACACGGTGCAAGGCATTTGTAATGTAACACAGGCAGTACATGGTAAGCTGCAGGGTGCCCCAGCAGATGTGCAGTCGTACCCTTTGCTAATGCTGCGCCCAAGGGCGTTCAACATGATCGAGCATCACTGCATTGTAAATGGAAAGGAGGTGATTGGCCCACTGTTTGACTTTGCAATACTTATGTACCATAATGCTCGGAAAATGGCAAACCTTGGTATCGGGCCATATTTATACCTCTCAAAG ATAGAGGATCCGAGTGAAACAATGCTGTGGAACAAAATCTTCATCTGGACCGAGGATCAACTGAGCTTGCCAAAAGGAACGATCAAAGCGTGCGTTTTGATTGAAAACATCCTCGCAGCATTCTGTATGGAGGACATTCTTTACTCGATCAGGGATCATGCGATCGGACTGAACTGCGGAATATGGGATTACTGTGCTAGCATTATTGCCAAATTTGGTTGGAAAAGCGAGTTTCTTCTTCCCGATCGCAACAAATACGTCAATATGGGTCAACCGTTTTTAAGAAATTACATGCGCTTACTGATCAACGTATGCCATAAACGGGGAGCGTTGGCAACCGGTGGTATGGCAGCAACAATTTTAccaagaggaaaagaaaaatctttgCT CGATGAAGAAATAATAGAAAGCGTTAAAATGGCCAAATCGGTGGAAATTGATACCGGCGTCGACGGATTCATGATTTACGATTTACGGATGGTTGATGCCATTAATGATTTATGGGAACGGAAACTTCACTACGAGAATCAGCTTAACATTTTACCCAACATCAATCACATCACAGCCGATAGTTTGCTGCAGATACCAAGAGGAGGTGTAACGATAGATGGTTTAAA CAATAATATTACGGTTGCACTGCTTTTCATTTACCATTGGCTAACGGGAagtggtgtgtttttcttgAACGGATCAGTAGAAGATTCGGCGACGGCAGAAATTTCACGTTCCCAGCTATGGCAGTGGATCCGCATGGGAGCCATATTGGAGGATCGCGAAAACAGCATCGTCACGCGCATGCTAGTTTATCAGATGATGGACAAAATCATCTCTGCTGCTTACCGTGCATGGTGCATTACGCCTCCAGATCGTAaacgtttgctttccgcgAAGTACATGCTGCTGGACGTTATTTCATCGCGCCACTACATCGAATACATCACGACGCACCTTAACGACAGTCACAAATTTCGAACACTACACAATAAAAACGATGGTCTGATGGCGAAGTTATGA
- the LOC125769184 gene encoding malate synthase-like isoform X1, translated as MMNGNNREILIEAAPQRLEAAYKEIFTTEAMQFLAQLISEFDSEVELLLQNRIKRKLLIQEGKWRPEFYNRSESFGWTIDALPERLRNRRLDLGDVSPANTVHFTDCLYANVQGIQVDFDDGHCPTWRNTVQGICNVTQAVHGKLQGAPADVQSYPLLMLRPRAFNMIEHHCIVNGKEVIGPLFDFAILMYHNARKMANLGIGPYLYLSKIEDPSETMLWNKIFIWTEDQLSLPKGTIKACVLIENILAAFCMEDILYSIRDHAIGLNCGIWDYCASIIAKFGWKSEFLLPDRNKYVNMGQPFLRNYMRLLINVCHKRGALATGGMAATILPRGKEKSLLSDEEIIESVKMAKSVEIDTGVDGFMIYDLRMVDAINDLWERKLHYENQLNILPNINHITADSLLQIPRGGVTIDGLNNNITVALLFIYHWLTGSGVFFLNGSVEDSATAEISRSQLWQWIRMGAILEDRENSIVTRMLVYQMMDKIISAAYRAWCITPPDRKRLLSAKYMLLDVISSRHYIEYITTHLNDSHKFRTLHNKNDGLMAKL; from the exons ATGATGAATGGGAATAACAGAGAGATTCTAATTGAAGCCGCACCACAACGCTTAGAAGCTGCTTACAAGGAAATATTTACCACCGAAGCAATGCAATTTTTGGCCCAATTAATATCGGAATTTGACTCAGAAGTTGAGCTG CTGTTACAAAATCGTATCAAGCGTAAATTACTGATTCAAGAAGGCAAATGGAGACCGGAATTCTACAACCGTAGTGAGTCTTTTGGATGGACAATTGATGCTTTGCCGGAACGATTGCGTAATAGAAGGCTCGATCTTGGTGATGTGAGTCCAGCCAACACGGTTCACTTTACAGATTGTTTGTATGCTAACGTGCAGGGAATTCAG GTTGATTTTGACGATGGACACTGTCCTACTTGGCGTAACACGGTGCAAGGCATTTGTAATGTAACACAGGCAGTACATGGTAAGCTGCAGGGTGCCCCAGCAGATGTGCAGTCGTACCCTTTGCTAATGCTGCGCCCAAGGGCGTTCAACATGATCGAGCATCACTGCATTGTAAATGGAAAGGAGGTGATTGGCCCACTGTTTGACTTTGCAATACTTATGTACCATAATGCTCGGAAAATGGCAAACCTTGGTATCGGGCCATATTTATACCTCTCAAAG ATAGAGGATCCGAGTGAAACAATGCTGTGGAACAAAATCTTCATCTGGACCGAGGATCAACTGAGCTTGCCAAAAGGAACGATCAAAGCGTGCGTTTTGATTGAAAACATCCTCGCAGCATTCTGTATGGAGGACATTCTTTACTCGATCAGGGATCATGCGATCGGACTGAACTGCGGAATATGGGATTACTGTGCTAGCATTATTGCCAAATTTGGTTGGAAAAGCGAGTTTCTTCTTCCCGATCGCAACAAATACGTCAATATGGGTCAACCGTTTTTAAGAAATTACATGCGCTTACTGATCAACGTATGCCATAAACGGGGAGCGTTGGCAACCGGTGGTATGGCAGCAACAATTTTAccaagaggaaaagaaaaatctttgCT aAGCGATGAAGAAATAATAGAAAGCGTTAAAATGGCCAAATCGGTGGAAATTGATACCGGCGTCGACGGATTCATGATTTACGATTTACGGATGGTTGATGCCATTAATGATTTATGGGAACGGAAACTTCACTACGAGAATCAGCTTAACATTTTACCCAACATCAATCACATCACAGCCGATAGTTTGCTGCAGATACCAAGAGGAGGTGTAACGATAGATGGTTTAAA CAATAATATTACGGTTGCACTGCTTTTCATTTACCATTGGCTAACGGGAagtggtgtgtttttcttgAACGGATCAGTAGAAGATTCGGCGACGGCAGAAATTTCACGTTCCCAGCTATGGCAGTGGATCCGCATGGGAGCCATATTGGAGGATCGCGAAAACAGCATCGTCACGCGCATGCTAGTTTATCAGATGATGGACAAAATCATCTCTGCTGCTTACCGTGCATGGTGCATTACGCCTCCAGATCGTAaacgtttgctttccgcgAAGTACATGCTGCTGGACGTTATTTCATCGCGCCACTACATCGAATACATCACGACGCACCTTAACGACAGTCACAAATTTCGAACACTACACAATAAAAACGATGGTCTGATGGCGAAGTTATGA